From the Periophthalmus magnuspinnatus isolate fPerMag1 chromosome 1, fPerMag1.2.pri, whole genome shotgun sequence genome, one window contains:
- the fgg gene encoding fibrinogen gamma chain — translation MAPSVVHAAVGLLFLLASAHAQTRGDSVAACQPNDGFGKYCPTTCGVADYLFRYLPDIDRDLTYMENDLEHIANMTVDTEEKVVIMKDSATAAQKSSPSENYIKKSANMLEDVIRYEKTIFAQEKQIFDLQNVLASNQRRMAELETMSNQLKMKCQEPCQDSVVIQPTTGTDCQDVANKGATTSGLYYIKPAAAPEPFLVYCEIDEYRRGFTVIQRRRDGSVDFNKNWVQYKNGFGYLSPDDTTEFWLGNEKIHWLTVGATIPTVLRIDLVDWQGNKKHADYNMFALSPEIDMFRLTYGFYLGGDAGDAFAGFDFGDDPSDKFYTMHNGQQFSTPDKDNDKYDGNCAQQDGSGWWMNRCHAAHLNGKYYQGGRYTAKDAGEYGFDNGIIWVTWHDRWYSLKETTMKLIPLTRLAAEGTQQGGMKQFGGL, via the exons GGAAAGTACTGCCCTACCACATGTGGAGTGGCCGACTACTTGTTTCGATACTTACCAGACATCGACAGAGATTTGACGTACATGGAGAATGACTTGGAACACATCGCCAACATGACCGTGGACACGGAGGAGAAGGTGGTCATCATGAAAGACTCAGCCACAGCCGCGCAGAAGAGCTCCCCGTCAG AAAACTACATCAAGAAATCAGCCAACATGTTGGAAGACGTCATACGCTACGAAAAGACCATCTTTGCACAAGAAAAGCAAATATT TGATCTGCAGAACGTTCTTGCATCCAATCAGAGGAGGATGGCTGAGCTGGAGACCATGTCCAACCAGCTGAAGATGAAGTGCCAGGAGCCTTGCCAGGATTCTGTCGTAATCCAGCCCACCACCGGCACAG ATTGTCAAGACGTTGCCAATAAAGGAGCCACCACCAGTGGTCTATACTACATCAAACCTGCAGCTGCACCAGAACCATTCTTGGTCTATTGTGAAATCGATGAATATAGACGAGGCTTCACTGTCATTCAAAGG agACGAGATGGCAGCGTGGATTTCAACAAGAACTGGGTCCAATATAAAAACGGCTTCGGGTACCTCTCCCCAGACGACACCACAGAGTTCTGGCTCGGCAATGAGAAGATCCATTGGCTGACCGTCGGTGCAACCATCCCCACTGTGCTGCGGATAGACTTGGTGGATTGGCAGGGCAACAAAAA GCATGCAGATTACAACATGTTCGCCCTGAGTCCAGAGATTGACATGTTCCGTCTTACCTATGGCTTCTACTTGGGCGGAGACGCTGGAGATGCTTTTGCAGGCTTTGACTTTGGAGATGACCCCAGCGACAAGTTCTACACCATGCACAACGGGCAGCAGTTCAGCACCCCCGACAAGGACAACGACAAATATGACGGAAACTGTGCCCAGCAGGACGGCTCTGGCTGGTGGATGAACCGCTGCCACGCCGCCCACCTCAATGGAAAATACTACCAAG GTGGAAGGTACACGGCAAAGGATGCTGGCGAGTATGGCTTCGATAACGGCATCATCTGGGTGACCTGGCACGACCGCTGGTACTCACTGAAGGAGACCACCATGAAACTAATCCCCCTGACCCGTCTCGCAGCTGAAGGAACCCAGCAAGGCGGCATGAAACAGTTTGGAGGACTCTAA